The Streptomyces sp. R28 region ACCCCCGAGGACGCCCTCACCGCACCACTCACAGGGCGTCGCGCCAAGATCGTCTACCGGTTGACGGCGGAAGGTAAGGAGTACTTCGAGGAACTGCTCTCGCAGACCGGCCCTGACGCGTACGAGGACGAGCACTTCGCTGCCCGATTTGCCTTCTTCGGACGCACCCCACAGGACGTGCGCATGCGCGTGCTGGAGGGCCGCCGCAGCCGGCTGGAGGAGCGCCTGGAGAAGATGCGCGCCTCCCTGGCACGCACCCGGGAGCGCCTCGACGACTACACGCTTGAGCTCCAGCGCCACGGGATGGAGTCCGTGGAGCGCGAAGTGCGCTGGCTGAACGAGCTCATCGAGAGCGAGCGGGCCGGGCGGGACCTCAAGGGTTTCGCCTCCGGGGGGCCCGCTCCACAGGACACCACATCTGGAGAGCCGGGCGATCTGCCCCGTTCCGGGGGTACCCCCGGAACGGATTCGCCCGGCGACACCGCCACGTGAGAGCCCAGTCAGGGCCTCACTCGTACACACAGGGAGCAACCGGAATGGGTTCGGTTCGCGTAGCCGTCGTCGGCGTCGGCAACTGCGCCGCGTCGCTGGTTCAGGGAGTCGAGTACTACAAGGACGCCGACCCGGCGTCCAAGGTCCCCGGCCTGATGCATGTGCAGTTCGGCGACTACCACGTGCGTGACGTCGAGTTCGTCGCCGCCTTCGATGTCGACGCGAAGAAGGTCGGCCTCGACCTCGCGGACGCCATCGGTGCCAGCGAGAACAACACCATCAAGATCTGCGACGTGCCCCGCTCCGGCGTGACCGTCCAGCGCGGCCACACCCTCGACGGCCTCGGTAAGTACTACCGCGAGACCATCGAGGAGTCCGCAGAGGCCCCGGTCGACGTCGTCCAGGTCCTCAAGGACAAGCAGGTCGATGTCCTCGTCTGCTACCTGCCCGTGGGCTCCGAGGACGCGGCGAAGTTCTACGCCCAGTGCGCCATCGACGCCAAGGTCGCCTTCGTCAACGCCCTGCCGGTCTTCATCGCCGGTACGAAGGAGTGGGCGGACAAGTTCACCGCGGCGGGCGTCCCGATCGTCGGCGACGACATCAAGTCCCAGGTCGGCGCCACGATCACACACCGCGTCATGGCGAAGCTGTTCGAGGACCGCGGCGTCGTCCTGGACCGCACGATGCAGCTGAACGTCGGCGGCAACATGGACTTCAAGAACATGCTCGAGCGCGACCGCCTCGAGTCCAAGAAGATCTCCAAGACGCAGGCCGTCACCTCCCAGATCCCCGACCGGGACCTCGGCGAGAAGAACGTCCACATCGGCCCGTCCGACTACGTCGCCTGGCTCGACGACCGCAAGTGGGCCTACGTCCGCCTCGAAGGCCGCGCCTTCGGTGACGTCCCGCTGAACCTGGAGTACAAGCTCGAGGTCTGGGACTCCCCGAACTCGGCCGGCGTCATCATCGACGCCCTGCGCGCCGCGAAGATCGCCAAGGACCGCGGCATCGGCGGCCCGATCCTGTCGGCGTCGAGCTACTTCATGAAGTCCCCGCCGGTCCAGTACTTCGACGACGAGGCCCGCGAGAACGTCGAGAAGTTCATCAAGGGCGAGGTCGAGCGCTAAGCAGACGGCGCCGCACTAGTACGCTCCTGCCAGAGCTGCTGAGGGTCCCCGGGTTGCATCGCCCCGGGGGCCCTCCCCGTATGTGAGGCTGTGCCCCATGTCCGTCGTACGCGACCTGCGGGTCCTGCTGCGCTTCCGGAACTTCCGGCGCCTGCTCGTCGTACGCCTGCTCTCACAGGGCGCCGACGGCGTCTACCAGACCGCGCTCGCCACGTACGTCGTCTTCTCCCCGGAGAAACAGACCTCGGCCGCCGCGATCGCCTCCGCGATGGCGGTACTGCTTCTGCCGTACTCGCTGGTGGGCCCCTTCTCCGGCGTCCTGCTGGACCGCTGGCGCCGCCGCCAGGTTCTTCTGTACGGCAGCCTGTTACGCACCGTACTGGCCTCGGTGACAGCCGTCCTGATCATCACCGAGGTCCCGGACTGGCTCTTCTACGTCTCCGCCCTGTGCGTCACCGCCGTCAACCGCTTCGTCCTGTCCGGCCTGTCCGCCGCGCTGCCACGCGTGGTCGACGACGAGCGTCTCGTGATCGCCAACTCCCTTTCCCCGACCGCCGGAACGCTCGCCGCGAGCGTGGGGGCCGGTCTGGCCTTCGTCGTACGGCTGGCGGCCTGGGACTCCGATGCCGCCGTGGTGCTCCTGGGAGCAGCCCTGTATCTGTGCGCGGGACTTGCGTCACTGCGCATGTCGCGGGAACTTCTGGGTCCTGATCGAGAGTTGGTGCAGCCACGTCTGGCGGCGGCGCTCTCCGGCACCGCGCGCGACCTGGCGGCAGGGGTACGTCATCTCGCCACACCGCCGCGGCGGGAGGCCGTCTGGGCACTGCTCACGATGACCCTGATGCGCTTCTGCTACGGCGCCCTGCTGGTCACGCTGCTGATGCTCTGCCGGTACGCCTTCTCCTCGAACGCCGATGACGGACTCGCCCTGCTGGGGCTGGCGTTGGCGATCTCTGCCGTCGGCTTCTTCGCGGCGGCGGTGACGACCCCCTGGGCTGTGGGACGGCTGGGCTCCGGCCTCTGGATCGCGGTGTGTGCGGGGGCGGCCGCCGTCCTGGTGCCCGCACTCGGACTCCCGTTCGCCGCAACTCCCATGCTGGTGGCGGCATTCGTCCTTGGCCTGACCACGCAGGGGGCCAAGATCGCGACGGACACGATCGTGCAGGCCTCGGTCGAGGACGGCTTCCGCGGCCGGATCTTCTCCGTCTACGACGTGCTGTTCAACGTCGCGTTCGTCGGTGCCGCCGGCGTCGCCGCCCTGATACTGCCGCCGGACGGCCGCTCGACACTGCTCGTTGTCGCAGTCGCCGTCATCTACGCGGCAGTTGCTGGGGCTATGGCCCGCTTTGAACACCGGCCTGTGTCACATCAATGACACAGAGCCACTCCCAGTTACTTGGATGTCAGTGGGGACCGATAACTTACGTGCGTCTTATTTCCGCGCTTAGTTCGCGCCACGCACGAAAGTTCTAGGGGGACCCCCAAGTGACAACTCCGCCGCCCCAGGGCAACCCGTTCGCCCAGGGCCAGAACCCGTACGCCCAGGGGCAGCAGCCCTACGGTCAGCCTCAGGGCCAGGCACCGTACCCGCCCCAGGGCGGCTACCCGCAGCAGCCGGGCCAGCCCGGGTTCCCTCAGCAGGGGGCGGCGCCTTACGCACCGGTTCCGCCACAGCCGCGCCGCAAGCTCAGCTTCAAGACGATCAAGAACATCGTCATCGTCCTGGCGGCTATAACCGTGGCCATCGGCGGCTACATTGCCAGCCGGGATGACGCGGAGACGGCGGCGGTCGGGGACTGCATGCACCGCGGCAGCACCAGTTCCACCCGCCCGGACCTTGAGGTCGTCGACTGCAGCTCTTCGGAGGCTCAGTACGTGGTGCTGGCCAAGATCGAGGGGTCGTACACCACCGAGGTCGCGGCCAGCAGCAAGTGCGAAAGCGAGGCCAAGGACTTCGAGTACACGTACACGCAGAGCAACAAGAGCAGCGAATTCCTGCTCTGCCTGAAGGAGTACAAGAAGTAGGGCCGACGCCAAGAGGGACGGTGTTTCACGTGAAACACCGTCCCTCCGGCATCCTCGGGGTGATGTTTCACGTGAAACATCACCCCGTTTCACAGCTTCAGCCTTGCTCGGCCCACCACTCCTTGAGCGCCGCAACCGCCTCGTCGTGCACCATCGGCCCGTGCTCCAGCCGCAACTCCAGCATGTGCTTGTACGCGCGACCAATGGCCGGCCCGGGCCCGACGCCGAGGATCTCCATGATCTGGTTGCCGTCGAGGTCGGGTCGGATGGCGTCCAGTTCCTCCTGCTCCTGGAGTTGAGCGATCCGCTCCTCCAGGCCGTCGTAGGCACGGGACAGCGCGGCGGCCTTGCGCTTGTTCCGCGTGGTGCAGTCGGAACGGGTCAGCTTGTGGAGGCGGTCCAGGAGCGGACCGGCGTCACGGACGTAGCGGCGGACGGCGGAGTCCGTCCACTCTCCGGTGCCGTATCCGTGGAAGCGCAGGTGGAGTTCGACCAGACGTGAGACGTCCTTCACCAGCTCGTTGGAGTACTTGAGCACCGTCATGCGCTTCTTCGTCATCTTCGCGCCGACCACCTCATGGTGGTGGAACGAGACCCGGCCGTCCTTCTCGAAGCGACGCGTGCGCGGCTTGCCGATGTCGTGCAGCAGGGCGGCCAGCCGAAGAGTCAGGTCGGCACCGCTCTCCTCCAGTGCCATCGCCTGCTCCAGGACGATCAGCGTGTGCTCGTAGACGTCCTTGTGCCGA contains the following coding sequences:
- a CDS encoding helix-turn-helix transcriptional regulator, with amino-acid sequence MSRRSGILEFAVLGLLRESPMHGYELRKRLNTSLGVFRAFSYGTLYPCLKTLVANGWLIEEPGNTPEDALTAPLTGRRAKIVYRLTAEGKEYFEELLSQTGPDAYEDEHFAARFAFFGRTPQDVRMRVLEGRRSRLEERLEKMRASLARTRERLDDYTLELQRHGMESVEREVRWLNELIESERAGRDLKGFASGGPAPQDTTSGEPGDLPRSGGTPGTDSPGDTAT
- a CDS encoding inositol-3-phosphate synthase, whose amino-acid sequence is MGSVRVAVVGVGNCAASLVQGVEYYKDADPASKVPGLMHVQFGDYHVRDVEFVAAFDVDAKKVGLDLADAIGASENNTIKICDVPRSGVTVQRGHTLDGLGKYYRETIEESAEAPVDVVQVLKDKQVDVLVCYLPVGSEDAAKFYAQCAIDAKVAFVNALPVFIAGTKEWADKFTAAGVPIVGDDIKSQVGATITHRVMAKLFEDRGVVLDRTMQLNVGGNMDFKNMLERDRLESKKISKTQAVTSQIPDRDLGEKNVHIGPSDYVAWLDDRKWAYVRLEGRAFGDVPLNLEYKLEVWDSPNSAGVIIDALRAAKIAKDRGIGGPILSASSYFMKSPPVQYFDDEARENVEKFIKGEVER
- a CDS encoding MFS transporter, with the translated sequence MSVVRDLRVLLRFRNFRRLLVVRLLSQGADGVYQTALATYVVFSPEKQTSAAAIASAMAVLLLPYSLVGPFSGVLLDRWRRRQVLLYGSLLRTVLASVTAVLIITEVPDWLFYVSALCVTAVNRFVLSGLSAALPRVVDDERLVIANSLSPTAGTLAASVGAGLAFVVRLAAWDSDAAVVLLGAALYLCAGLASLRMSRELLGPDRELVQPRLAAALSGTARDLAAGVRHLATPPRREAVWALLTMTLMRFCYGALLVTLLMLCRYAFSSNADDGLALLGLALAISAVGFFAAAVTTPWAVGRLGSGLWIAVCAGAAAVLVPALGLPFAATPMLVAAFVLGLTTQGAKIATDTIVQASVEDGFRGRIFSVYDVLFNVAFVGAAGVAALILPPDGRSTLLVVAVAVIYAAVAGAMARFEHRPVSHQ